In a genomic window of Chaetodon auriga isolate fChaAug3 chromosome 1, fChaAug3.hap1, whole genome shotgun sequence:
- the dmxl2 gene encoding dmX-like protein 2 isoform X3 produces MHLHQVLTGAVNPGDCCYSVGSVVDIPFTAYGSGCDVVILASDFECVQIIPGAQNGNIQVGCVECSHQLGRIAASYGNTVCIFEPLSTNPNKRHKLNYQWQKTGQFFLDAITYNLAWDPQGNRILAATERLQLWAPPLTDALIEEEDGQLTEDKPHPVLNDWNCVWQCKTAASVHVAKWSPDGEYFATVGKDDCLLKVWYPTTGWRSAVVVQDPSDKKPPPVHFSFVYLAHPRSVTGMSWRKTSKFMPKGSVCNVLLTSCEDGVCRLWSETLLPEDSLLGGQISENTQSFSSSLPGLAGNKDKIQHALESIHHLKHLRRGRRRSSALVAHSELLPSQLSTQDTHTHRHIVHHANALCHFHISASINPNTDIPSTLADSAVFNPDDGSGGGGFVVHWLNNKDLSFTASMELFMLQLRKFSEQQLEQTTEDPLDPEGSPMKFDFDLDEMSDKASSEQGEEGEPGEQGSTKASSPGSSSSMPLPSMLLERKMETLTTEWNKSPDMLFTIHPADGSFLVWHVKYLDEFNQGIFRQVQVSFSSRIPVAFPTGDANSLSKNILMYACTLTEGESAGAGELGRMVQRVSHSASASAGLGSPALASSPNPCIGISPAVMMVSKHVDGSLNQWAVTFAERSAFSNVLTVSHKFRYCGHRFHLNDQACHTVLPLLLTSSHHNALLTPPSAPGSLEGEQPPTFPLPKGLPSRKQLRNAATRTFHDPNAIYSELILWRVDHIGPLSCTGGVSELARINSLHTSAFSNVAWLPTLVPSSVLGTYCNSASACFVASDGKNLRLYQAVVDARKLLDELSDPETSKLVGEVFNIVSQQSTARPGCIIELDVITNQCGANTQLLHVFQEDFILGYKPQKETDAYTPAFPSGEDYQPAPFSEKFFLVVIEKDLNRNSVLQMWHLHLKSVQACVDEPSPDYSFQSQLMVPNQVFNADSSPETSPIRPLPRSASTANLQSASKLILSSKLVYSKRLDLPHGVEVTRATPSAGHLSSSSIYPVCLAPYLIVTTCSDSRVRFWHCAVECDDGYSEDDRDNRVYRWEPWALMNEEEDNNSAVCVSGRPVAVSCSYIGRLAVAFKKPRQGQLQGSGEDFSMHVSIYECESTGGSEWVLEQTLHLDDFTRPSTTLDPRVSVDSNLFVYSRSDLYMSRDHSSPNIKHYVHLDWLSKEDGSHILTVGVGSNILMYGRISGMVNEQTSSKEGVAVITLPLGGSIKQGIRSRWILLRSVDLLSSVDGTPSLPVSLSWVRDGILVVGMDCEMHVYAQWHQDKKPGEGEEGNLSSADIAGGQTAGSSSVFEGRARSKSVFEGSAAVDEALRAPAGLQEGGLFEAAHSLSPTLPQYHPTQLLELMDLGKVRRAKAILAHLVKCIAGEVAVVRDVEAGEGGARRHLSRTISVTGSTAKDTIVAGRDGGRDYTEINSIPPLPLYSLMLADLDTSYKGAEEAAKGAKVADGEGAQKSTEDQYSDLFQVPTVTTDDFVNFATDKPEKKSRVINLSQYGPTYFGPEHAQVLSSHLMHSSLPGLTRLEQMFLVALADTVATTSAEVTSSTDQQYTGAEALDECGLRYLLAMRLHTCLLTSLPPLYRMQLLHQGLSTCHFAWAFHSEAEEELLNMIPAMQRGDPQWSELRAVGVGWWIRNINTLRKMVEKLGKAAFQRHNDPLDAALFYLAMKKKAVLWGLFRSQHDEKMTQFFKNNFSEDRWRKAALKNAFSLLGKQRFEQSAAFFLLAGSLKDAIEVLMEKMEDLQLAMIVARLYEADFENSSTCQGLLHEKVLGCNRDGSGYHCSRLHPDPFLRSIAYWIMKDYTRALDTLLERIPKEDDENPDVMVKSCNPVVFSFYNYLRTHPLIIRRHFANPEGTATNVGLTAEKSSADEINLIERKLFFTTANAHFKVGCPVLALEVLSKIPKVTKKSGSSPLSKASSKANLNSSQPLENGTQGGVDWASPAAPAYAWGGNDAGAGGLDWSQPMIKVEDDGLNLDWGDDKDDDEDEDDDDGLTMKKPEAETKADGGSGASGSKLQRENSQGESEVDVIAEQLKFRACLKILMTELRTLATGFEVDGGKLRFQLYSWLEKEIAAMHTICNYKVEGKEEDSEVERWGERTASVDISDEALENTEAGAYERHQMERRRLQAKQQHSERRKAWLRKNQALLRVFLSYCSLHGAKGGGVTSVRMELLFLLQESQQELTVKQLQSPLPLPTTLPLLSACIAPTKTVIANPVLHLSNHIHDILHTVTLMEAPPHPDFMDDRVNALHTLAASLSACIYQALCDSHSYSSQTEANQFTGMVYQGLLLSERKRLRTESIEEHITPNSAPAQWPGVSSLISLLTSAREEDQPRLNVLLCEAVVAVYLSLLIHGLGTHSSNELFRLAAHPLNNRVWASVFGGGAKVIIKPKRPEAPPATAGPSKEGSEDKAEQPSQTKSESETKPAAPPQPPAEDVDRYRRRFNMRMLVPGRPVKETPATPPPVPTERPAYREKFIPPELSMWDYFVAKPFLPLSDSNALCDSDESGAEDDEDDDDAFLSDTQITEHSDPNSYSWALIRLVMVKLAQHNVKNFLPLTGLDFTDLPVTSPLGNAVLKTLENWEQLLLERMNKFDGPPPNYINTYPTDLSAGGGPAILRHKAMLEPDNTPFKTKNHQSFPARRLWHFLVKQEVLQETLIRYIFTKKRKQSEVEADLGYPGGKAKIIHKESDIIMAFAINKANSNEIVLASTHDVQEVDVSSLVAVQPYTWIGEDFDKESRSSDDIDHRSSHTNIAQASSVPFAPPQMPVSASMPWLGSGQTSMGASVIMKRNLNNVKRMTSHPIYQYYMTGAQDGSVRMFEWNRPQQLICFRQAGNARVTRLYFNSQGNKCGVADGEGFLSLWQVNQTSSNPKPYLSWQCHTKTCGDFAFITSSSLIATAGQSNDNRNVCLWDTLISPSNTMVHAFPCHENGATVLQYAPKQQLLITGGRKGFVCVFDIRQRQLLHTFQAHDSAIKALALDAFEDFFVTGSAEGNMKVWKLAGHGLMHSFSTEHAKQSIFRNIGAGVMQVETRPGNRIFTCGADGTLKMRVLPDRYNIPSSLVDVL; encoded by the exons gcCTATGGCTCAGGTTGTGATGTAGTGATCTTGGCTAGTGACTTTGAGTGTGTGCAGATTATCCCGGGAGCTCAGAATGGAAACATACAGGTGGGCTGTGTGGAGTGCTCCCACCAGCTTGGCAGG ATCGCTGCTTCCTACGGAAACACAGTCTGCATCTTTGAACCTCTTTCTACCAACCCAAACAAACGCCACAAG CTAAACTATCAGTGGCAAAAGACAGGACAGTTCTTCCTCGATGCCATCACCTACAACCTGGCCTGGGACCCACAAG GGAACCGTATCCTAGCAGCAACTGAGCGGCTCCAGCTGTGGGCTCCACCACTGACAGATGCCCtgatagaggaggaggatgggcaGTTGACGGAGGACAAGCCCCACCCTGTCCTCAATGACTGGAACTGTGTCTGGCAGTGCAA GACTGCTGCATCCGTTCACGTTGCCAAGTGGTCTCCTGATGGGGAGTACTTTGCAACAGTGGGGAAG GATGACTGTTTGCTCAAGGTGTGGTATCCCACCACGGGCTGGCGTTCTGCAGTGGTGGTCCAGGACCCCTCCGACAAAAAGCCTCCGCCCGTTCACTTCTCCTTCGTTTACCTGGCTCATCCCCGCTCGGTCACTGGTATGTCCTGGAGGAAGACCAGCAAGTTCATGCCCAA GGGTTCGGTGTGCAACGTGTTACTGACGTCCTGCGAGGATGGTGTGTGTAGGTTGTGGTCGGAGACGCTGCTACCAGAGGACAGCCTGCTTGGAGGACAGATCTCTGAGAACACACAGTCCTTCAGCTCCAGCCTGCCAGGCCTGGCAGGCAATAAGGACAAAATCCAACACGCTTTGGAG TCAATCCACCACCTGAAGCATCTGCGCCGGGGCCGGAGACGGTCCTCGGCTCTGGTGGCACACAGTGAGCTGCTGCCCTCTCAGCTCAGCacgcaggacacacacactcaccgcCATATCGTTCATCACGCTAACGCCCTGTGTCACTTCCATATCTCAGCCAGTATTAACCCCAACACAG ATATCCCGTCAACGCTGGCTGACTCTGCAGTGTTCAACCCTGACGATggcagtggtggtggaggcTTCGTGGTTCACTGGCTCAACAATAAGGACCTCAGCTTCACTGCCTCCATGGAGCTCTTCATGTTGCAGCTTCGTAAGTTCTCTgaacagcagctggagcagaccACTGAGGACCCCCTGGACCCCGAAGGATCCCCTATGAAATTCGACTTTG ACCTGGACGAGATGTCTGACAAAGCCTCCTCGGAGCAAGGGGAAGAGGGTGAACCAGGGGAGCAGGGAAGCACCAAGGCATCCTCCCCGGGATCCAGCTCCAGCATGCCTTTGCCCTCCATGCTGCTGGAGCGGAAGATGGAGACTCTGACCACGGAGTGGAACAAGAGCCCAGACATGCTGTTCACCATCCACCCTGCCGATGGATCTTTCCTGGTTTGGCATGTGAAGTACTTGGACGAATTCAACCAGGGAATCTTCAGACAGGTTCAG GTGTCCTTCTCCTCCCGTATTCCAGTGGCATTTCCTACAGGTGATGCCAACTCGCTGAGTAAAAACATCCTGATGTACGCCTGCACTTTGACTGAGGGTGAGAGTGCCGGGGCAGGGGAGTTGGGTAGGATGGTCCAACGTGTCTCCCActctgcttcagcctcagccGGCCTGGGTTCGCCCGCCCTGGCCTCCTCTCCCAACCCCTGCATTGGCATCAGTCCTGCTGTCATGATGGTCTCCAAGCATGTCGATGGATCTCTCAACCAG TGGGCTGTGACATTCGCTGAGCGTTCTGCCTTCTCCAACGTATTGACTGTATCTCACAAGTTCCGGTACTGCGGCCACCGCTTCCATCTGAACGACCAAGCCTGCCACACAGTGCTGCCCCTGCTGCTGACCTCCTCTCACCATAATGCTCTGCTCACCCCTCCGTCGGCCCCTGGCAGTCTGGAAGGAGAGCAGCCTCCTACCTTTCCACTACCAAAGGGACTTCCCAG CAGGAAGCAGCTTCGTAATGCAGCTACAAGGACCTTCCATGACCCCAACGCCATCTATAGTGAGCTGATCTTGTGGAGGGTGGACCACATTGGACCCCTGTCCTGCACTGGAGGGGTTTCTGAACTGGCCCGCATCAACTCCCTGCACACCTCTGCCTTCAGCAATGTTGCTTGGCTACCTACACTAGTACCCAGCTCTGTACTCG GAACTTACTGCAACAGTGCGAGCGCCTGCTTCGTGGCATCGGATGGTAAAAACCTGCGTCTCTATCAAGCCGTGGTGGATGCCAGAAAACTACTGGATGAGCTGTCAGATCCTGAAACATCT AAACTGGTGGGCGAGGTGTTCAACATCGTCAGCCAGCAGTCCACTGCCAGACCCGGATGTATCATAGAGTTGGACGTCATTACAAACCAG TGTGGCGCCAACACCCAGCTGCTTCATGTCTTCCAAGAGGACTTCATTCTAGGTTACAAGCCCCAGAAAGAAACAGACGCATACACACCGGCTTTTCCATCTGGTGAAG ATTACCAACCTGCCCCATTCTCTGAGAAGTTCTTCCTGGTGGTGATAGAGAAGGATCTCAACAGGAACTCTGTCCTGCAGATGTGGCACCTGCACCTCAAGTCTGTGCAGGCCTGTGTCG ATGAGCCGAGCCCAGATTATAGCTTCCAAAGCCAGCTGATGGTTCCCAATCAAGTTTTCAATGCCGACTCGTCTCCGGAGACCTCTCCCATCAGGCCCCTGCCACGGTCCGCCTCCACAGCCAACTTACAATCAGCAAGCAAACTCATCCTCAGCTCCAAGCTGGTGTACAGCAAGCGGCTCGACCTGCCCCATGGGGTGGAGGTTACCAGGGCCACCCCCTCTGCAG GTCACCTGAGTTCCTCCTCCATCTACCCTGTGTGCCTGGCTCCGTATCTGATTGTTACGACCTGCTCTGACTCTCGAGTGCGGTTCTGGCACTGTGCTGTGGAGTGTGATGACGGGTACAGCGAAGATGACCGGGACAACAGGGTGTACCGCTGGGAGCCCTGGGCACTGATGAACGAAGAGGAAGACAAcaacagtgctgtgtgtgtgtcagggcgGCCTGTTGCTGTGTCCTGCTCCTACATCGGCAGGCTGGCCGTGGCCTTTAAAAAGCCACGACAAGGACAG CTGCAAGGTTCTGGAGAGGACTTCTCCATGCACGTGTCCATCTATGAGTGCGAGTCCACCGGTGGCTCAGAGTGGGTTTTAGAGCAAACTCTCCACCTGGACGACTTCACCAGACCTTCGACTACCCTGGATCCAAGAGTCAGTGTGGACTCCAACCTCTTTGTGTACAGCAG GTCTGACCTGTACATGAGCAGAGACCATAGCTCCCCCAACATTAAGCACTACGTTCACCTGGACTGGCTGTCAAAGGAGGATGGATCTCACATCCTCACCGTCGGAGTTGGATCCAACATTCTCATGTACGGCCGGATCTCTGGTATGGTCAATGAGCAGACGAGCAGCAAGGAGGGGGTGGCTGTCATCACCCTTCCTCTAGGGGGCAGTATCAAACAGGGGATCCGCTCCCGCTGGATCCTGCTTCGGTCCGTGGACCTCCTGTCCTCCGTGGACGGCACACCGTCTCTGCCAGTCTCCCTGTCCTGGGTGAGGGACGGCATCCTGGTGGTGGGCATGGACTGTGAAATGCATGTGTACGCCCAGTGGCATCAGGACAAGAAACCcggtgagggagaggagggcaaCCTATCGTCCGCAGACATCGCTGGAGGTCAAACTGCAGGTTCCTCCTCGGTCTTTGAAGGGAGAGCCAGGTCTAAGAGCGTGTTTGAAGGGAGTGCCGCAGTGGACGAGGCCCTCCGTGCCCCGGCAGGACTTCAGGAAGGGGGACTGTTCGAGGCGGCTCATTCCCTGTCCCCTACTCTACCCCAGTACCATcccacacagctgctggagctcatGGACCTGGGCAAGGTTCGCCGTGCCAAG gCCATCCTCGCTCACCTGGTGAAGTGTATCGCCGGGGAAGTTGCCGTGGTGAGGGATGTGGAGGCTGGTGAGGGCGGCGCCAGGAGACATCTGTCTCGGACCATCAGTGTGACTGGCAGCACAGCGAAAGACACCATTGTGGCTGGCCGCGATGGGGGCAGAGATTACACAGAGATCAACTCCATCCCTCCCTTGCCTCTGTACTCCCTCATGTTGGCTGACTTAGACACCTCGTACAAGGGAGCAGAAGAGGCTGCTAAGGGAGCTAAGGTGGCCGACGGCGAGGGAGCCCAGAAGTCCACAGAGGACCAGTATTCCGACCTCTTCCAG GTGCCAACAGTTACCACAGACGACTTTGTGAACTTTGCCACTGACAAACCAGAGAAGAAGTCTCGAGTTATCAACCTCTCTCAATATGGACCAACCTACTTTGGACCAGAGCATGCTCAG GTATTATCCAGTCACCTCATGCACTCCAGCCTACCGGGACTGACCAGACTAGAGCAGATGTTCTTGGTGGCCTTGGCTGATACGGTTGCGACCACCAGTGCTGAGGTCACCAGCTCCACTGATCAACAGTACACAG gtgcTGAGGCTCTCGATGAGTGTGGACTGAGGTACCTGCTGGCCATGCGTCTTCATACCTGCCTGCTCACTTCTCTGCCCCCCCTCTACCGCATGCAGCTGCTCCACCAGG GCCTATCAACATGCCACTTTGCATGGGCCTTCCACTCGGAGGcggaagaggagctgctgaacaTGATCCCAGCCATGCAGAGAGGCGATCCACAATGGTCTGAGCTCAGAGCGGTTGGGGTGGGTTGGTGGATACGCAACATCAACACTCTGCGGAAAATGGTGGAGAAG TTAGGTAAAGCTGCGTTCCAGAGACACAACGACCCTTTAGATGCTGCTCTGTTCTACTTGGCCATGAAAAAGAAAGCTGTCCTTTGGGGGCTGTTCAG GTCTCAGCATGATGAGAAGATGACTCAGTTCTTCAAGAACAACTTCAGTGAGGACCGCTGGCGAAAGGCAGCTCTGAAAAATGCATTCTCCCTGCTGGGAAAGCAGCGCTTTGAACAGTCCGCTGCCTTCTTCCTGCTGGCTGGATCACTCAAAGACGCCATAGAG GTGTTgatggagaagatggaggatcTCCAGTTAGCCATGATAGTAGCAAGGCTGTATGAGGCTGACTTTGAGAACTCATCCACTTGCCAAGGCCTCCTTCATGAGAAGGTCCTGGGCTGTAACAGGGATGGAAGTGGCTATCACTGTTCCAGACTGCACCCTGACCCATTCCTCCGCAGCATAGCCTACTGGATCATGAAGGATTACACCCGGGCCCTGGACACTCTGTTGGAGCGAATCCCCAAAGAGGATGACGAGAACCCTG ATGTGATGGTGAAATCTTGCAACCCGGTGGTGTTTAGCTTCTACAACTACCTGAGGACACACCCTTTGATCATCCGTCGCCACTTCGCAAATCCGGAGGGCACAGCAACAAATGTGGGCCTGACAGCTGAGAAGAGCAGCGCAGATGAGATCAACCTCATAGAGCGTAAACTCTTCTTCACCACAGCCAATGCACACTTCAAG GTGGGCTGCCCAGTTCTGGCTCTGGAAGTGCTCTCCAAGATTCCCAAAGTTACCAAGAAATCTGGCTCCTCACCTCTTAGCAAAGCTTCATCCAAGGCCAACTTAAACTCCAGTCAGCCCCTGGAAAATGGCACCCAGGGAGGTGTGGACTGGGCCTCCCCAGCAGCCCCTGCCTATGCCTGGGGAGGAAACGATGCAGGTGCGGGTGGGTTGGATTGGAGCCAGCCCATGATAAAGGTGGAGGACGACGGGCTGAATCTGGACTGGGGAGATGAtaaggatgatgatgaagatgaggatgatgatgatggtctgaCCATGAAGAAACCGGAGGCTGAGACCAAAGCAGACGGAGGCTCAGGGGCCAGTGGCTCcaaactgcagagagagaactCACAG GGTGAGTCAGAGGTGGACGTGatagcagagcagctgaagttcCGTGCCTGTCTGAAGATCTTGATGACAGAGCTGCGCACGCTGGCCACGGGCTTTGAGGTGGATGGAGGAAAGCTCCGCTTTCAGCTCTACAGTTGGCTCGAGAAAGAGATCGCTGCCATGCATACGATCTGCAACTACAAG gtggaggggaaggaggaagatTCAGAGGTGGAGCGTTGGGGGGAGCGCACAGCGTCAGTGGACATATCAGACGAGGCCCTGGAGAACACAGAGGCCGGGGCCTACGAGCGCCACCAGATGGAGCGGCGTCGTCTTCAGgccaagcagcagcactccGAGAGGCGCAAGGCGTGGCTGAGGAAGAACCAGGCCCTGCTGAGGGTGTTTCTGTCCTACTGTAGCCTTCATGGAGCCAAGGGAGGAGGAGTCACCTCTGTTCGCATGGAGCTTCTGTTCCTTCTGCAGGAGAGccagcag GAACTCACAGTTAAGCAGCTGcagtctcctctgcctctgcccaCCACACTGCCTCTGCTATCTGCTTGCATTGCCCCCACCAAGACGGTCATAGCTAATCCAGTTCTCCACCTCAGCAACCACATTCACGACATCCTCCACACCGTCACCCTCATGGAGGCCCCGCCGCATCCTGACTTCATGGATGATCGG GTGAATGCTCTGCACACGCTAGCAGCGTCTCTGTCTGCTTGCATCTATCAAGCACTGTGTGACAGCCACAGCTACAG CAGCCAGACTGAGGCCAACCAGTTTACAGGGATGGTGTACCAGGGCCTGTTGCTCAGTGAGAGGAAACGTCTCCGCACAGAAAGCATTGAAGAACACATAACTCCAAATTCCGCTCCTGCACAGTGGCCAG gtgtgtcgTCTCTGATTTCTCTGTTGACGTCTGCCAGAGAGGAGGATCAGCCGAGGCTCAACGTGCTGCTGTGCGAGGCGGTCGTGGCTGTTTATCTGTCGCTGCTCATCCACGGCCTGGGCACGCACAGCAGCAACGAACTCTTCCGCCTGGCAGCACATCCCCTCAACAACCGCGTGTGGGCCTCTGTCTTTggaggaggggccaaagtcatTATTAAGCCAAAGAGGCCCGAGGCCCCACCAG CAACAGCTGGGCCTAGCAAGGAGGGTTCAGAGGACAAGGCTGAGCAGCCCTCTCAGACTAAATCTGAATCTGAGACTAAACCAG CGGCTCCCCCTCAGCCCCCAGCGGAGGATGTGGATCGATACAGACGTAGGTTCAACATGAGGATGCTCGTTCCTGGACGGCCTGTAAAGGAGACGCCGGCCACCCCGCCTCCTGTGCCCACAGAGAGACCCGCGTACAGGGAGAAGTTCATCCCCCCGGAGCTGAGCATGTGGGACTACTTTGTGGCCAAA CCCTTCCTGCCGCTGTCCGACAGCAACGCTCTGTGCGACTCAGACGAAAGCGGCgcagaggatgatgaagatgatgacgacGCCTTCCTCTCTGATACGCAGATAACGGAGCACTCTGACCCCAACTCCTACAG CTGGGCTCTGATCCGCCTGGTCATGGTGAAACTGGCTCAGCACAACGTCAAGaacttcctccctctcactggCCTTGACTTCACAG acCTGCCAGTTACCTCCCCTCTCGGCAACGCCGTGTTGAAGACTTTAGAGAACTGGGAGCAGCTTCTGCTGGAGCGAATGAACAAGTTTGACGGTCCGCCTCCCAACTACATCAACACTTACCCCACTGACCTCAGCGCGGGAGGTGGACCCGCCATCCTCCGTCACAAGGCCATGCTGGAGCCAGACAACACACCCTTCAA gaCGAAGAACCATCAGTCCTTTCCAGCCCGACGTCTCTGGCATTTCCTGGTCAAACAGGAAGTTCTTCAGGAGACTTTGATCCGGTACATCTTTACTAAGAAAAGGAAGCAGAGTGAG GTGGAGGCAGATCTTGGCTACCCAGGAGGAAAAGCTAAAATCATTCACAAGGAGTCTGACATAATCATGGCATTTGCCATCAATAAG GCTAACTCCAATGAGATAGTATTGGCCTCCACTCATGATGTCCAGGAGGTGGACGTGTCGAGCCTGGTGGCTGTCCAACCCTACACCTGGATTGGGGAGGACTTTGATAAAGAGTCCCGCAG CTCTGACGACATCGACCATCGTTCTTCTCATACCAACATCGCCCAGGCGAGCTCCGTCCCCTTTGCGCCGCCGCAGATGCCGGTCTCTGCGTCCATGCCCTGGCTCGGCAGTGGGCAAACCAGCATGGGAGCCAGTGTG ATTATGAAGAGGAATCTAAATAACGTGAAGAGAATGACATCCCATCCCATCTATCAGTATT ACATGACAGGGGCTCAGGATGGCAGTGTGAGaatgtttgaatggaacagacCTCAGCAGCTCATCTGCTTCAGACAAGCAGGCAACGCTCGAGTCACCCGCCTCTATTTTAACTCCCAAGGCAAtaag TGTGGAGTTGCTGACGGAGAGGGTTTCCTCAGTCTCTGGCAGGTCAACCAGACATCCTCCAACCCCAAACCCTACCTG AGTTGGCAGTGCCACACAAAGACCTGCGGTGATTTTGCCTTCATCACGTCCTCCAGCCTCATCGCCACGGCCGGACAGTCCAATGATAACAG AAATGTTTGCCTGTGGGATACTCTGATTTCACCTAGCAATACCATGGTCCACG CGTTCCCCTGCCATGAGAACGGGGCCACTGTGCTGCAGTATGCTCctaaacagcagctgctgatcaCTGGAGGCAGAAAGGGCTTTGTGTGCGTGTTCGACATCCGCCAGAGGCAGCTGCTCCACACTTTCCAGGCTCATGACTCAGCCATCAAGGCTCTTGCGCTGGATGCCTTCGAGGACTTCTTCGTCACTGGCTCTGCAGAGGGCAACATGAAG GTGTGGAAGCTAGCCGGCCACGGGCTCATGCACTCTTTTAGCACCGAGCACGCCAAGCAGTCCATCTTCCGCAACATCGGCGCCGGCGTCATGCAGGTGGAGACGCGGCCCGGAAACCGAATCTTCACCTGCGGGGCAGACGGCACCCTGAAGATGAGGGTCCTCCCAGACCGCTACAATATCCCCAGCAGCTTGGTTGACGTCCTGTAA